GTACATTCCTCGAAAAATTACATATGAAAAAGTGTCTCAAAAAGAGACACCTTATTTTATACTTATCGATTGTTAAACATATCTTTCATGGAGTCATTAATGTTATCCATTAGGTCCTCCATATCCGCGTTTATATCTTCCATACCGGCTCCACTTCTCAGATTGTCATCAATATCCCTGACCCTTGTAAACAAATTTTCATCTGTTACAACTTGTACGTTTTTACCTGCTGCAATGTCTGAACATTCCTTTTTCACTTCATTTGTTACGTCTGCATTGTTTTTATCGTCTGTATCTACAGCAACAATTACGTTATCCCCATTCACTAACGTACGGCAATCCTCAACATTTCTGATTCTCGATACTCTATCTGTAATTGAATCAGCTAAGTTTCCATTTGCATCGCCGTTAAAAATGTTCATATCACGTCGATTATTAACATTTTGCTTGTTATAATCTTTCATATTGGTTCCATAGTTG
This portion of the Bacillus carboniphilus genome encodes:
- a CDS encoding YhcN/YlaJ family sporulation lipoprotein, which translates into the protein MRKTAKLVTALTIMSTGLVACNTNNEAMDKNYNDNTQPIGYYSNDKMNDRNRGGVTDIVDDTTRNKRDNNYGTNMKDYNKQNVNNRRDMNIFNGDANGNLADSITDRVSRIRNVEDCRTLVNGDNVIVAVDTDDKNNADVTNEVKKECSDIAAGKNVQVVTDENLFTRVRDIDDNLRSGAGMEDINADMEDLMDNINDSMKDMFNNR